DNA sequence from the Anaeromicrobium sediminis genome:
ACTCTCATATTTAATAGAAAAATTTAAAGAGCATAGATTATCAGGACATATTACCTTTAAAAAAGGAGAACGATCTCAATTAGTAAGGTTAGCTGCCGAAATATTATAGTGAATATGACGGAGTGTATGTAAATGGCTATTTATTATAAAATAGTATAGTTTATTTTTATACGATACATAGGGATAGGTGGTGATTAAACTACCTCTCCCTATTCTATTGAAAATTAAATAAATTAATTAACACAGTAATAAATTAAAAATACATTTTTAAAAGGTTGTTTTAATTGTTAAGTAAAATATTCAATTTTTGCGTTTTTAAAGTTATTGTTTATAAGGTCCGTAATAAGCTCTTTCATTTCAGTACTTTGTTCTTTTGGATACACATGTTTAAATTTGCCGTATGGTCCCCATTTTAATATTCTCTTTTCTTCGTCTAAATCAAGTTCTGTATTAGGGAATCTAGTAAGTATTAATTCCTTAGCTGTAGCAGTAAACCTATGTTGAATAAGTTCAAAGGTGATCTTATCATTATAATTATTTAACTGAGACTTTAGTTTATCAAGTAATTCTCTATAATCCTTCTTCCAGTTATCATAAATCATTATAGGTGCAATTATAAAACCTATAGGATAACCTGCATTTGCAATTTTTTTTGCCGCTTCTAATCTTTCATCAAAGCTAGATGTGGCATGTTCAAATTTACTTATTACATGTTTTGTATTTATACTAAATCTAAATTTAGTATGGTTATTATGTTTTATGTCTAAGAAAGAGTCTACATTATTATATTTTGTTATAACTCTAAGTCTTCCCTTTTCACTTTTAGCAAAAAATTCAATACACTTTTTCAGATTTCCAGTTAAGTGCTCAAGTGCTACAGGATCAGTAATACTACCTGATTCAAAAGTAGTTATATTTGGCCAATTGTTATCTATATGATTTTGTAGAACATTAAGTATATCATCAATATTCACAAATACCTTCATAAAAGGTTTTTCACCCTGAGTTGTTTGTAAATAACAATACTCACAATGGCCTGGACAAGAACTAGATAAAGAAAACTGGTAGTCAGCAGAAGGTTTGCAAGGTCTTAATTTTTTTTGCGAATTTACTGTAATATAGATAGCCTTTTTAGCTTTAGCATAATTATGGGCAGGTGATTTGCCCTCAATGATAACTTTTCTGGACTTAATAATGGGGACATTTAAATTTTCTAAGTATTCTACAGCATTTTTTCCTACCTCATATTTCAGAATTCTAGGATCTATATAGGCGATATCTGGTATAAACAATTTCATATATTTCACCTCTTTAGTATGTTCTCCATATGTTTACAATACTATTAGTAAACATTTTAAAGAAGACATGGGCATAATAATCATAAGAAATGGAGGTGATTATTATGGACAAAAAGGTTGTTGTTGAAAATACACT
Encoded proteins:
- the splB gene encoding spore photoproduct lyase, with amino-acid sequence MKLFIPDIAYIDPRILKYEVGKNAVEYLENLNVPIIKSRKVIIEGKSPAHNYAKAKKAIYITVNSQKKLRPCKPSADYQFSLSSSCPGHCEYCYLQTTQGEKPFMKVFVNIDDILNVLQNHIDNNWPNITTFESGSITDPVALEHLTGNLKKCIEFFAKSEKGRLRVITKYNNVDSFLDIKHNNHTKFRFSINTKHVISKFEHATSSFDERLEAAKKIANAGYPIGFIIAPIMIYDNWKKDYRELLDKLKSQLNNYNDKITFELIQHRFTATAKELILTRFPNTELDLDEEKRILKWGPYGKFKHVYPKEQSTEMKELITDLINNNFKNAKIEYFT